One segment of Panicum virgatum strain AP13 chromosome 3K, P.virgatum_v5, whole genome shotgun sequence DNA contains the following:
- the LOC120698404 gene encoding selT-like protein: MDRAQLLLVGLPALLFFSDLTHIFAPPPPHLRHPHHHPPHHHPHPPHHPHPHPPHHHPHPPHHHHHPDPAAAAIQEPRVDGAGFGATVELQFCASCSYRGTAMTMKRMLETSFPGIHVILHNYPPPFPKRVLSKVIPIVQVGAVATIMAGDQIFPRLGMVPPPWYYSLRANRFGTMATIWLFGNFAQSFLQSSGAFEVYCNGELVFSKLTEQRFPSEFELRDLIGSRLPESPFGRNLGKTWT, translated from the exons ATGGACCGCGCGCAGCTCCTCCTCGTCGGCCTCCCGGCCCTGCTCTTCTTCTCCGACCTCACCCACatcttcgcgccgccgcctccccaccTCCGCCACCCGCATCaccacccccctcaccaccatcCGCACCCGCCGCACCATCCCCATCCCCACCCGCCGCACCACCATCCGCACCCGCCGCACCACCATCACCACCCCGACCCCGCCGCGGCAGCCATACAG GAGCCACGCGTGGATGGGGCTGGATTCGGCGCCACAGTTGAGCTGCAGTTCTGCGCCTCCTGCTCCTACAG GGGAACTGCAATGACCATGAAGCGCATGTTGGAAACCTCATTTCCGGGCATTCATGTTATCTTGCATAATTATCCCCCACCCTTCCCCAAGCGTGTACTTAGCAAAGTTATCCCAATTGTACAAGTTGGAGCAGTTGCAACAATAATGGCTGGTGATCAGATTTTCCCCAGACTTGGAATGGTTCCACCTCCATGGTACTACTCACTACGCGCCAATAGATTTGGAACTATGGCAACAATCTGGCTATTTGGCAATTTTGCTCAGTCCTTTCTACAAAGCTCTGGTGCCTTCGAAGTTTACTGTAATGGAGAGCTG GTGTTCTCAAAACTGACTGAGCAGAGGTTCCCAAGTGAGTTCGAGCTGCGTGATCTCATTGGCAGCAGATTGCCTGAGTCGCCATTTGGGAGGAATCTGGGGAAAACGTGGACATGA